ACTAACTCGTCTCCACTGATCAACATGCCAATACGGGGTTGGCACACCACACGAATCATATGCACACCGCCAGCTGCAGCGCGCCCAAGATCTGCAGGTGACAGGCGCATACCAGCAGGTAGTAGGGTATCGCCACAGCGGCATTCTTCATCTTCTGGCCGAATCCAGGAATTGGTAGAGATGTTACCCATGAGCTGGATTGTGTTCCGCTTTTCATCTACGGCTACTAATTCCTGAGGAAGAACCCAACCTGCCCCATCAGGCAGTGGCGCACCAGTAAGTATGCGTATAGCTTCGCCATGATCTAACCTACCGGCATAGGAAGCTGCGGGGGCTGCACAGCCAACTAATAACCACTCTGCTCCTGGGTTAGGCCTGTTACTTTGTCCAACAGCATAGCCATCCATAATTGAAGCGCGAAATCCAGGTACGGTGCCTTGTGCCAGAACTGGTTCAGCTGTGACTCGGTCAAGAGATTGGTCCAAGCTAACTCGTTCCGTTTTTTGACAGGTTGCTTGGCTAGTTTGTTGTCTAGTAAGTGCTGTAATCAGTTGTCTCCTAGCCTCAAATAGGGTTAGACCCTTATGGCCAAATGTTTCAGCTGATATTGGTGTCATGGTTTTGGCTCCATGCGCGACCAGGTACCGCTTTGTCCACCTTCCTTACTCATTAGACGAATACCGTCAATCACCATGCTTGGTTCTATGGCTTTAAGCATGTCGTATATAGTCAGAAGACCAACTGAGACAGCAGTCATCGCCTCCATTTCCACACCAGTCTGGCCGATGGTGTGGCAGCTAGCTTGCAATCGTAATCCTGGTAATACCTGGTCCTGGGTAATGGCCACTTCTATGCTGCTGATGGAGAGAGGATGGCATAGCGGTATTAGTTCCCAGGTACGTTTTGCAGCCTGGATTGCTGCCACTCGGGCTACTGCCAGCAGGTCTCCCTTGGATGTCTCACCTCGCAAAACTGCATCTAGCGTAGATAGCTTCATGCGCAAAGCCCCCTCAGCTAGGGCTTCGCGTCGGCTGACAGCACGTTCTCCTACATCGACCATGTGTACTTCACCACTATTAGTCAGATGTGTCAGGCTATTTTCCATTGTCTTGATCTGCATAGTTGATCTGCTAACTTAGACGCTTGCTAGGGACAGACTGTAGTATTTACCTGCTTGTAAGAATATAGTCTCAACGACGGTATGGCCACATAATCGAACGGCCAGGAACTCTGTAGAGGCCTAAAACTCCTGCAAGGGTTTAAATACCTAGATCCTGACTGTGTATATGGCCTGATACTACCTAATTATTGATAAATAGATCATAACTATCTTAAAGGATTATTCATATCCTAAGATTTGATAAAGCTCAAACTAGCCTTGATAAACTGACCAGTGTATTTAACTTAAGT
The sequence above is drawn from the cyanobiont of Ornithocercus magnificus genome and encodes:
- a CDS encoding cyclic pyranopterin monophosphate synthase MoaC → MQIKTMENSLTHLTNSGEVHMVDVGERAVSRREALAEGALRMKLSTLDAVLRGETSKGDLLAVARVAAIQAAKRTWELIPLCHPLSISSIEVAITQDQVLPGLRLQASCHTIGQTGVEMEAMTAVSVGLLTIYDMLKAIEPSMVIDGIRLMSKEGGQSGTWSRMEPKP